TATCATCAATCCCAATGGCAATTGTTTGTAAAAAGAAGAAAATATAAATTCCCACAATAATTGTAATTGCAAACGCAATGACAATTAAAACAATCATTGTTGCTTGGTTTGTACTATCAATCGCAAATCCAAAGACATAGTTAATAACTAAAATTGGAATGTTTAAGGCCAAAATACTAGCCATAAAAATTAATACTTTTTTATTAATAAATTTTTGGGTAAAATCACGTTTATTAAAACTAACTAAATACCCGGCAATTGATAAGCTAACAGCGACAAACAAGAAGGTTGCCATTGCTAAGGCAATTAACATTCCCTTTTGATCATCTAAATATGCGCTAAAATATAGCATAAGTTACTCACACCTTTCGTAATGTTATTTTTTATTTACTTGAGCCATAACTTCAGCGGCAAAGTCAACAGTTGATTTTTCAATCCCTTCCCCAACTTCATAACGAATAATTTTGGCAACAGTACCGCCGTTATTTTTTACAAAATCACTAACTTTAAAATTAGGGTCAACAACAAATTGTTGGTCTAATAATGACATTTCTGATAATTGTTTGTTTAAACGACCTTCAATCATTTTTTCCAAAATATTATCTGGTTTTCCGACATTTTTAGGGTCATTTTTTGCTTCATGAGTTAAGATTTCTTTTTCTTGGGCTAAGTACTCTTTTGATACTTCATCACGTGAAACAAATTTTGGATTCATTGCCACAACGTGCATTGCCACTTGTTTTCCGTGTTCTTCTTGCACTTTCCCATCAAATAATACTAACGAAGCAATTCTTTTATTTGAATGTCAGTAAATTCCAAATGATTGGTCATTGTTTTTTTCAACAATGGCAAAACGGCGAAGGGTAATTTTTTCCCCAATTGTCGCAATTGCATGGGTAATTACTTCTTGTAAAGTTGTCCCGTCAATTTTAATTTGCATTGCATCTTCAATATTTTTAACATCGGAATTAACCAAGGCATCCCCAATTTTTTTTACTAAATCTAAGAATTTTTGGTTGTTAGCAACAAAATCAGTTTCGGAATTTAGTTCATAAATAACTGCTTTGTCCCCTTTTTGGACAATTCCAGTTAACCCCTCCGCCGCAATCCGATCAGCTTTTTTAGCGGCTTTGGCAATTCCTTTTTCACGAAGTCATTTGATTGCTTCGTCAATATTACCGTCTGTTGCTTCTAACGCTTTTTTAGAATCCATAATCCCAGCGCCAGTTTTTTCGCGTAATTCTTTTACTAATTGTGCTGAAATAGCCATTATTTCAACTCCTTTCTTAATTAAATGCTTGTATATTATGTTAAAGGTTACAATATTTATCCTTTGTTAATTATTTTGCTGTGATTTTGCCATCCACAATATTTAAGTGAGGAATTAAAGCATTGATCATGTCAGCTTTTTTTCCTTTTTTAACCGCAAAGGGTTCACCAATTGTTTCTAATTCAGCAACGGTTAATTTTGCTAAACTTTTTTCTAAATCATTGTCAACAACAGTGATGGTACTTAATTGGTTATCTGCTGCTTTTGCAGGTGCTTGTGGTTCGACAGTTGGTTTAACTTCTGACTTTACAGTTGGCTCATTGTTAACTTTTACCGCTGGTTGTTCTGAGTTATTACCAGTTGGGTGGTTGTTACGGGGGTCACTTGCATTGCGATCTTCTGATCTTTGGTAATTACCACGGCGATCATTGTTATTACGATTATCATTATTAAACTCACGCTTAAATTCCGAAGGTTTAAATTGGGGTTCTGGCATTTTAAGACCCATCGCATCCCCATATAAGTCAGCAACATAATGCGTTAAAATAGCAATACTACGA
The sequence above is drawn from the Spiroplasma eriocheiris genome and encodes:
- the tsf gene encoding translation elongation factor Ts, with amino-acid sequence MAISAQLVKELREKTGAGIMDSKKALEATDGNIDEAIKWLREKGIAKAAKKADRIAAEGLTGIVQKGDKAVIYELNSETDFVANNQKFLDLVKKIGDALVNSDVKNIEDAMQIKIDGTTLQEVITHAIATIGEKITLRRFAIVEKNNDQSFGIYWHSNKRIASLVLFDGKVQEEHGKQVAMHVVAMNPKFVSRDEVSKEYLAQEKEILTHEAKNDPKNVGKPDNILEKMIEGRLNKQLSEMSLLDQQFVVDPNFKVSDFVKNNGGTVAKIIRYEVGEGIEKSTVDFAAEVMAQVNKK